The Desulfosporosinus acidiphilus SJ4 genome has a window encoding:
- a CDS encoding sigma-54 interaction domain-containing protein produces MSVGVHAVTTTDFPRWDQELLFKILDNIHDVVLVIDSHTTIVYVNKAYATILGVPVEKVLGRRLDKIEPDAAAIKVLRTGTARNGADHLKSLDIDVVGSTFPLYKGKHIIGCISTFKNVTEELELNRELQQTKGVADYLKEQLEQWEQLPLSFKEYVGQNRNVKETLILAAKVARTDSTVLIRGESGVGKEVLARAVHKASRRKDKPLIKVNCAAIPESLIESELFGYEEGAYTGAKKGGKLGKFELAHGGTIFLDEIGDMSLTMQAKLLRVLQEREFERVGGSVVVKVDIRVIAATNRDLETMIVEGTFRRDLYYRLNIVPLALTPLRERKDDLMALTKTFLDQFSREVGQELSLSPQVIKLFQHYDWPGNIRELQNVLEHASIVCSGSSIEIQHLPANIIPTNNQTINVKDKTYDLKEIVARVERELILSALASNNNNRTKTMKVLGISRRAFYDKLRRYGIEE; encoded by the coding sequence ATGAGTGTCGGAGTTCATGCTGTCACTACAACCGATTTTCCACGTTGGGACCAAGAACTACTCTTTAAAATCCTCGATAATATTCATGACGTGGTATTGGTAATTGATTCCCATACAACAATTGTTTATGTTAATAAAGCTTATGCTACAATCTTAGGAGTCCCGGTGGAAAAAGTATTGGGCCGGAGATTAGATAAGATTGAACCAGATGCCGCCGCAATTAAAGTTTTACGAACCGGAACAGCAAGGAATGGTGCAGATCATTTAAAGTCTTTAGACATCGACGTTGTGGGAAGCACCTTTCCCTTGTATAAAGGGAAACATATTATTGGTTGTATCTCTACCTTTAAAAATGTAACAGAGGAGCTTGAGCTCAATCGTGAACTGCAGCAAACTAAAGGTGTCGCTGATTATCTGAAAGAGCAATTAGAACAATGGGAACAACTGCCCCTGTCTTTTAAGGAATACGTAGGGCAAAACCGGAATGTAAAGGAAACCCTTATTTTAGCGGCGAAGGTTGCCCGAACTGACAGCACCGTATTGATTCGCGGAGAGAGTGGTGTTGGTAAAGAAGTCCTGGCAAGGGCGGTTCATAAGGCCAGTCGGCGCAAAGACAAACCTCTGATAAAGGTCAATTGTGCTGCAATACCGGAGAGTTTAATTGAAAGTGAACTTTTCGGTTATGAAGAAGGAGCCTATACGGGTGCTAAAAAGGGAGGGAAACTGGGAAAATTCGAATTGGCCCATGGTGGGACAATTTTCTTAGATGAGATTGGCGACATGAGTTTAACGATGCAAGCAAAATTATTGCGAGTATTACAGGAAAGAGAATTTGAAAGAGTCGGAGGATCTGTGGTGGTCAAGGTTGATATCCGAGTCATTGCTGCGACAAACCGTGACTTAGAAACGATGATTGTCGAGGGGACCTTTCGGAGGGACCTTTATTATCGTTTGAACATTGTCCCATTGGCTCTTACACCGCTTCGTGAACGCAAAGATGACTTGATGGCTTTGACCAAAACATTTCTGGATCAATTTTCTCGTGAAGTTGGTCAAGAGTTGAGCCTTTCCCCTCAAGTCATTAAGCTATTCCAACACTATGATTGGCCAGGTAATATTCGCGAACTGCAAAATGTCCTTGAACATGCCAGCATAGTTTGTTCCGGTTCTAGTATTGAGATACAGCACTTACCTGCCAACATAATTCCCACAAACAATCAAACTATCAATGTAAAAGATAAAACCTACGATCTTAAGGAAATTGTGGCCAGGGTCGAAAGAGAACTTATTTTATCCGCTTTAGCAAGTAATAACAATAATCGAACGAAGACGATGAAAGTCCTAGGAATTTCGAGGCGGGCCTTTTATGATAAATTGCGCAGGTACGGTATCGAAGAATAG